The DNA window TGATGGAAGAATTATCGTGCAGAACGCTGACTCGACTTAATCAGACCTTCCTTAATCCCTGGTGCAACTCTTCCGGGAACTACTTAGCCGCCGTTGAGTGGGGTGCCAAGACCCTTGACAGCCTTCAAGGGGAACTCGCTCCAACTGGCCAAGTGCAACCCGCAGACGCCACCGAACATCCGCTCCCCGACCAAACTGCGGGAATCTGGTTCACCGACCCACCCTATTACTTCGCTGTGCCGTATGCAGATCTGTCTGATTTCTTCTTTGTGTGGCTGAAGCGAGTCCTGCCCGGCCACCCTCTGTTTGGCAGTACCCTCTACGAGTCCCACGGTGGACTCACACCCAAGGAGCAGGAGCTTTGCGAGATGGCTCGTTGGGACTCTGTTCGATATGGACACAAGGATCATCAATTCTACGAAGACGGTATGGCCGAGGCGTTCGCCGAGGGGCGTCGCATACTGCGCGAGGACGGCGTGGGCTCGGTGGTCTTCGCCCACAAGACTACGGAGGGATGGGAGGCGCTGCTTTCGGGAATGATCCGCGGCGGCTGGACAGTCACCGGATCGTGGCCCATCGCCACCGAAATGGGGTCGCGCCTGCGCGCCCGGGACTCCGCCGCCTTGGCCACGAGCGTTCACCTGATTTGCCGTCCTCGCCCGGATGATGCTCCCGTCGGCGACTGGGCTTCGGTCCTTCAGGAGCTTCCTGTACGCGTGGCCGCATGGATGAAACGGCTTCAGCAGGAAGGCATCCGTGGGGCCGATCTGGTGTTCGCTTGTGTTGGGCCAGCGCTCGAGGTGTTCAGCCGCTATCGCGCCGTCGAAACCGCCGAGGGGCGCGAGGTCGGCTTACCCGAGTACTTGGAGAGAGTCTGGCAGGTCGTGGGGCGCGCCGCGCTCGAGCAGGTGCTCGGCACGGCCGACGCGGGCACGCTCGAAGAGGATGCGCGGCTCACCGCCCTGTTTCTGTGGACTCATCAGAGCACAGAAGTTGCTGAAGGGGCACCGACCAAGGAGGATCCGGCGGCCGTCAAGGCGGCGAAAGGACTCAGCCTTCCCTACGACGTGGTTCGCCGGTTCTCGCAACCCATGGGCATCGAACTCGACCGATGGACGGGTCGCATCATCGGCCAAAAGAAGGGTGTCGTGCGCCTGCTGCCCGTGTCGGAGCGGGCCGATGAGTTGTTCGGCCGGGACGGCGCGGACGCGGCGGCTGACTGGTTGGAGAGGGATCCGCGGGCGGACCTGCAACCGGCTCTTTTCCCCGATTGGGAGACGACGCCGACACCGATCGTACGCCGGCGGCTCGGGGCAAGATCGATCCTTGATCCCGACGACACGCTGCAGGGACCCGACGCGACGACGCTCGACCGCGTCCATGCGAGTATGCTCCTCCAGGCAAGCGGTCACGCGAACGTGCTCAGGAAGCTGATCGCGGCCGAACAGGAGCGGGGACCCGATTTCCTGCGACTGGCCAACGCGCTTTCTGCTCTCTACCCCCGCTGGAGCCGGGAGAAGCGCCTTCTGGATGCCATGATATTGGCCGTCCCGCGTTGACATTCCGGAGACGGGTCGTCGAGCTTACTGGCAGGCCACCGGAAATGCTGTCGCCCGAACCGCAGCGCTGAAGCCGTCTGCCTGGGGTTGGGGTACGGACAAGCGCGAGCCATGAGGACAGTCGACATGGAACCTTGGTACAGAGTGGCGACGTTGCGCTGGGAGGTACGGGAAGGCCGCTCCTTCAGTCCGGACCAATTCGCCATCGCGCTCGAACAGGTGGTCGCCGGAACCGCGCCACCCGACTACAGCGACCCGGCGCAGTTCTTCGCGCGCACATGCTTCACGCGGGCGCTGAGGGAGCACGTTGGCATGGCGCTGCGCCGACTCTCGGGCAAGACGGAGAACACGGCACCGGTCCTCACCCTCATCACTCAGTTCGGAGGCGGGAAGACTCACACCCTGACCTCCCTCTATCACCTCGCCAGCACGGGCGAGGCGGCCTCCGAGTTCCAAGGCGTGGGGAGTCTCCTCGAAGGGGAGGGGCTTGCAGCCGTGCCTTCGGCGCGGGTCGGCGTGTTCGTCGGCAACGCGTGGGACCCGGCCGAGGGCCGGGAGACGCCATGGATCGACTTGGCTCGCCAGGTGGCGGGCGAGCCCGGCGTCGCGGCGCTCGGGACCGCAACACGGACCACGCCCCCCGGGACCGCGACGCTGGGCAAGGTGTTCGCCGCCGCAGAAGCGCCCGTTCTGCTCCTGTTCGACGAGGTTCTCAACTTCGTGAACCGCCACCGCAGCATGGCCGATAGCTTTCACGCATTCATCCAGAACCTCACCGTCGCCGTCACCGGGACCACCCGCGCGGCCGCAGTCATCAGCCTGCCGCGCAGCCAAGTCGAAATGACCGACTGGGACCAGCAATGGCAGGAAAAGATCCAGAAGGTCGTCGGCCGGGTCGCTCGCGACCTCATCGCGAACGACGAGGCGGAGATCAGCGAGGTCGTCCGGCGGCGGCTCTTCGAGGATCTCGGCGGAGCTCGGCTCCGCAGGAGGGTGGCCAACACCTATGCAAACTGGTGTTTCGAGCGCACTGCGCGACTCCCGCGCGAATGGCTGGCCGTGGACACGGCGACGACCGAGGCGAAGGCCCGGGAGTTCCTGCGCACCCGGTTCGAGGCCTGCTATCCATTTCACCCGGCGACGCTCTCGGTGTTTCAGCGGAAATGGCGAGCGCTGCCGCAGTTTCAGCAGACTCGGGGCGCGCTCGCGATGCTCGCCCAGTGGGTATCGTGGGCCGCTCGCGAACACTTTCGAAAAGCGCGCACGGAGCCGTTGATCACGCTGGGATCCGCGCCGGTTCATGTGCCGGAGTTCCGCGCAGTGGTGCTGGGCCAGTTGGGGGAGCCGCGCCTCGACGCGGCCATCGAGGCCGACTTGGCCGGACAACAGGCTCACGCTCGCGCGCTGGACGCGGACGCCAGGGGTGCCCTGCGCGACATCCATCGCCGCACCGGCACGGCCATCCTCTTCGAGTCGTCCGGCGGTCAGGTGGACAAGGTTGCGCACCTGCCCGAATTGCGGTTCGCGCTCGGCGAGCCCGAGATCGACACGACGACCGTCGACAACGCGGCGGCCGCCTTGGAGGCGGCCGGGTTCTTCGTCCGTAGCGTGGGGACGGACGGATACCGCATCCACCACCAAGCCACCCTGAGGAAGGTGGTCAGCGACCGCCGCGCCTCGCTGGACGAGGAGACCGAGGTCAAACCAGCCATCCGCAAGCTCGTCGAAGCGGAATTCGCGCGGGGAGCCACGCTGCCCCTCGTCCCTTTCCCCGCCACCACAATGGACATTCCGGACACGCCGCGCCTCTCGCTCGTGGTGTGCGATCCGGAGACGGAGTGGACGGTCGGCGGGATCGCGGCCGAGCGGATCGCCAAGTGGACCAGAAAGCGCGGCACGGATCGGCTCCATCCCGCTTCTCTCGTATGGTGCGTCAGAAAACCCGGACGGCAGCTGCTCGACAAGGTCGAGCTTTGGCTGGCATGGCAGCGAGTCGCCGACGAAGTGGCGCAGGGTGTCCTGGGCGCGGACTTCGACCGCACGGACCGTGCCGGGGTGAGTGCCCGGGTCAGGGATTCCGAGGGGGCCGCCAGAGACGAGGTCTGGGCGAGTTACCGCTTCGTCGTCCTGTCGGACAATAACGCGGAGACCGGCCTCAAGGTCATCGACCTGGGCGCGGGCCATTCCAGCGGGAGCCAGACTCTTTGCGGCCGCATAACGAGCGCCATGAAGGCCGAGGCGCTTCTCAACGAGTCGGTGGGGGCCGGCTACATCGACCGGCACTGGCCGCCCGCGTTCGCCGACTCCGGGGCTTGGCCGCTCAGAAGTCTGCGCCAGAGCTTCCTTGACGGTTCGCTGACGCGGCTGAGCGATCCCGAGAAGGTCCTTCGACGGCAGATCGCCGCCCTCGTGGCCGCCGGCGAGTTCGGTTTGGCGTCCAGTGCCCGGCCCGATGGAGGTTACGGACGGTTCTGGTATGCGGAGCCGATCCGGCAGGAGGAAGTCGCGTTCGATCCGGAGGTCTTTCTCCTGACCAAGAGGAAGTCCGATGCCCTGAGAACCCCTCCCGAACCGGAGCCGTCTTCTCCCGAGCCGCCGACGTCCAGCCAGGCGGGGGCTGAACCCGAGCCGGATCCGGAACCTCCGACCACCGGCGAGGAGTCGAGAGCGATCCTCCAGGTCCTCGGCACGATCCCCGCCGAAGTCTGGAATCGGCTCGGAGTCAGGATTCTGCCCAAGCTCCGGGCCTTGGACGACCTCCGTGTCGGCATTGAACTGTCGGCGACCGTCAACTCCAAGAGGGTCCAGAGTCTCGAGTCCGAACTGATTCAGGCCCTCCGGGATCTGGATCTGGGGGAGCGGGTTCGCATCGTCACGCGAGACGTCCGTTCTTTGCGCTCAACGTCCGCAGGCGATTCCTCAGGCTGATTGGCAATCCAAGGCTTGGCCTGTCTCCACGGCGGTGTCTTCACGCAGGCGCTGGTGTACTCGAAGCTCAGGGTTTCCTTCTCCTGAACGGGAGGGGTTCGCACGGGTGGGCGCACCGGGGACAGGGTTTTCGGTGGCCCTGATAGCCGCAGTGCGCACAGCACCAGGTGCGCCGGCGTCGAGGCGCCTCGGCCGCTCGCTTTGCCGCCTGTCGCAGGTTACCGTTGTGCTCCCCCATGCGACGCATTCTCTCACGACAGCCTGGAATTCTCCCTTCCTCAATCTTCGCAGGAGCCTTCCCGCAGGGAATCCTTGATTGAATCGGATACATCGTCCAGTTAAGTCCAGTATGGTTCATAAGTGTTTGTATTAGATTGACTTATCACTAGGTCAGACGTCCGAACTTGTCCCATACCGATCCGCTTCATCCCCTTGTATCCACCATATTGTGGTAGGTATAGTGGTATGTATGACACTTACAAAACGAACTCCGAAACGCAAGCCGCGCGGCCGGCATCCCCTCAACGCCCTGACGCCGGCCCTTGTCCGAAACGTGAACCAGGCCGGACGCTATTGCGACGGCCACGGACTCTATCTCGACGTCCGGCCCACGGGCAGCCGTGGCTGGATTCAGCGCATCACCATCCGGGGCCGCCGAACCGAACTCGGGCTCGGCGGATTCCCCCTCGTCTCGCTCAAGGAAGCCCGTGAGAAGGCCTTCGCGAACCGGAAGCTGGCCCGAGAGGGGGGCGACCCCCGGGCCGAGAAGCGGCGGGCCGAGTCGATGCCCACTTTCGCCGACGCCGCCCGGACGGTCTGGAAGCAGTTGCGGCCGGGCTGGCGCTCCCCCCTGCATGCGCAGCTCTGGCTGGGAAGCCTGGAGCGCCACGTCCTGCCTCATATCGGGAAGATGCCGATTGCGGAGGTGACGAGCGCCGACCTGATCGGCATCCTCGCTCCGATCTGGCACGAGAAGGCCTCCACCGCCCGCAAGCTGCGCCAGCGCATCCGCGCGGTCCTGGAGTGGGCCGTGGCGATGGATCTTCGGCCCGACAACCCCTGTGACCGGATCGGTCCGGTGCTCGGCTCGCAGGGAAACGCCGTGCGTCACATGCGGGCATTGCCTCACGGTGAAGTAGCGTCCGCACTCCGGACGGTGCGGGCGTCGAAGGCGCGGCCGTTGTTGAAGCTGATGTTCGAGTTCCTGGTCCTGACGGCGACACGCTCCGGCGAGGTCCGTGGGGCCGCGTGGAAGGAGATCGACCAGGAGGAAGGAGTGTGGACCATCCCGGCCGCACGGACGAAGGGGAATCGGGAGCATCGGGTCCCCTTGGCCCAACGAGCGTTGGAGATCCTGGAGGAGGCGCAGGCGCTCGGTGGCGGCCGCCCGCTCGTTTTTCCGAGGGTGGGTGGAAAGCCCATCGGGAATACGGCCATGTCGGAACTGCTGCGGGGGTTGAAGATCGCGGCGGTGCCGCACGGGTTCCGGTCGAGCTTTCGCGACTGGGTGGCGGAGGAGACGGATCATCCGCGCGAGGTGGCGGAGGCGGCGTTGGCGCACAAGGTCCGCAACCCGATCGAGGCGGCCTACCGGCGCACGGACCTGTTCGAGCGCCGGCGTCGCCTCATGGACGACTGGGCGAGCTATCTGGCCGGCGAGAGTCGGTAACCGGTATCTGATCGGCTCCGTTGATCCGCCGTGATCGTCCCACCGGCAGTTTTCGCGATCTGGCGTTCGAGCCGGCTTCCGGGAGGTCGATCTTGACCGCTGAAAAGTGGGGTTCGGTGTCGATCCGGGAGTGTAAGTGAGACAACGGGGGCGACTTACATCAGGGGAGTGATTTCACTTACACGCGCGAGTTCCCCGATCTCCTTGCCCCTCTTGCGGTTACGGCCCCATTTCCGGCCACCGGGTGGCCGCACGGGGAAAGTGGAGGTGGACGGGAGCGACCCCCCCCTTTTTCCTGCCCGGTGCGGGCGCGGGGGTGTGGCGCAACTTACACTTGCGCAACACCCCCTGGGGGGGTCGCTCCCTTCCAAAATATCCCTTGGCGGGAAGGCCAGAAATGACACCCGTGACGGGCCTGATGGGCCGCATGAAGTCTCCGGCATCCACGAGCAACGGCTGGAGGCCCTCAGGAAGCAGGCGGTGGAGAGGCTCCGCGCCCGCCGCGCTGACCGCTGTCCGGACTGCGGCTATCGGAACGTCCAGAGAGACTGTCCCCGCTGCGGTGAAGCCTGCGAGACTGCGACTCGGCCACCCTTATGAACTTCCGGCAAACCGATGCCGGATGACGGGAGTTCCTGGTCGGGCCGGGCGAGCAACATTGCGAGCGTGGCGGAGAGATCAACGAGAGCCTTTGGCGTTGGATGGAGTCGCGCCCTTGTACCTAGTGTGGACGTGACGCTGGTATCGTGGCCCGCCTCAGTGACCGTTGCCAGCACGCATTGCGGACGCCGCGCCATCGGGAACAGACCGAAAAAAAGAATTGAGCCCGGGCCTCACAAGGCACCGATACTTGCCCACAACCGAACCTCACCCGGAATAGGTGACCGAAGGTGATCTCGGCGAGAAGACTCCCGCCAAGCTGCTGAACTTTTGGAGAGGCTTGACTCTGTAGCGCGTAACCTTAGCCAAGCTCGCCCTGTGTCAGCTCAAGCCAACGTGTCACTGCCTCCGGCGTGGCCTCGACGCCAATCAGCCGGTCACGGATCGAGGTGACGGCTTCGTGTGCGGCAA is part of the Acidobacteriota bacterium genome and encodes:
- a CDS encoding integrase arm-type DNA-binding domain-containing protein → MTLTKRTPKRKPRGRHPLNALTPALVRNVNQAGRYCDGHGLYLDVRPTGSRGWIQRITIRGRRTELGLGGFPLVSLKEAREKAFANRKLAREGGDPRAEKRRAESMPTFADAARTVWKQLRPGWRSPLHAQLWLGSLERHVLPHIGKMPIAEVTSADLIGILAPIWHEKASTARKLRQRIRAVLEWAVAMDLRPDNPCDRIGPVLGSQGNAVRHMRALPHGEVASALRTVRASKARPLLKLMFEFLVLTATRSGEVRGAAWKEIDQEEGVWTIPAARTKGNREHRVPLAQRALEILEEAQALGGGRPLVFPRVGGKPIGNTAMSELLRGLKIAAVPHGFRSSFRDWVAEETDHPREVAEAALAHKVRNPIEAAYRRTDLFERRRRLMDDWASYLAGESR
- a CDS encoding DUF1156 domain-containing protein; protein product: MEELSCRTLTRLNQTFLNPWCNSSGNYLAAVEWGAKTLDSLQGELAPTGQVQPADATEHPLPDQTAGIWFTDPPYYFAVPYADLSDFFFVWLKRVLPGHPLFGSTLYESHGGLTPKEQELCEMARWDSVRYGHKDHQFYEDGMAEAFAEGRRILREDGVGSVVFAHKTTEGWEALLSGMIRGGWTVTGSWPIATEMGSRLRARDSAALATSVHLICRPRPDDAPVGDWASVLQELPVRVAAWMKRLQQEGIRGADLVFACVGPALEVFSRYRAVETAEGREVGLPEYLERVWQVVGRAALEQVLGTADAGTLEEDARLTALFLWTHQSTEVAEGAPTKEDPAAVKAAKGLSLPYDVVRRFSQPMGIELDRWTGRIIGQKKGVVRLLPVSERADELFGRDGADAAADWLERDPRADLQPALFPDWETTPTPIVRRRLGARSILDPDDTLQGPDATTLDRVHASMLLQASGHANVLRKLIAAEQERGPDFLRLANALSALYPRWSREKRLLDAMILAVPR
- a CDS encoding DUF499 domain-containing protein; its protein translation is MEPWYRVATLRWEVREGRSFSPDQFAIALEQVVAGTAPPDYSDPAQFFARTCFTRALREHVGMALRRLSGKTENTAPVLTLITQFGGGKTHTLTSLYHLASTGEAASEFQGVGSLLEGEGLAAVPSARVGVFVGNAWDPAEGRETPWIDLARQVAGEPGVAALGTATRTTPPGTATLGKVFAAAEAPVLLLFDEVLNFVNRHRSMADSFHAFIQNLTVAVTGTTRAAAVISLPRSQVEMTDWDQQWQEKIQKVVGRVARDLIANDEAEISEVVRRRLFEDLGGARLRRRVANTYANWCFERTARLPREWLAVDTATTEAKAREFLRTRFEACYPFHPATLSVFQRKWRALPQFQQTRGALAMLAQWVSWAAREHFRKARTEPLITLGSAPVHVPEFRAVVLGQLGEPRLDAAIEADLAGQQAHARALDADARGALRDIHRRTGTAILFESSGGQVDKVAHLPELRFALGEPEIDTTTVDNAAAALEAAGFFVRSVGTDGYRIHHQATLRKVVSDRRASLDEETEVKPAIRKLVEAEFARGATLPLVPFPATTMDIPDTPRLSLVVCDPETEWTVGGIAAERIAKWTRKRGTDRLHPASLVWCVRKPGRQLLDKVELWLAWQRVADEVAQGVLGADFDRTDRAGVSARVRDSEGAARDEVWASYRFVVLSDNNAETGLKVIDLGAGHSSGSQTLCGRITSAMKAEALLNESVGAGYIDRHWPPAFADSGAWPLRSLRQSFLDGSLTRLSDPEKVLRRQIAALVAAGEFGLASSARPDGGYGRFWYAEPIRQEEVAFDPEVFLLTKRKSDALRTPPEPEPSSPEPPTSSQAGAEPEPDPEPPTTGEESRAILQVLGTIPAEVWNRLGVRILPKLRALDDLRVGIELSATVNSKRVQSLESELIQALRDLDLGERVRIVTRDVRSLRSTSAGDSSG